In Alphaproteobacteria bacterium, the genomic window CCTTTGGCCCCGAACCGCGCGATCGGTCCAAGCTCCACCGCCACCTTGTAGCGTCCCAGATGTGCGATTGCCGCCTCGATCGGCCCATGCCACTCAAAGCACAGATCACTATTGCCAGGTTGAACCGGCAGCCGCGCTACCGGCGCGGGCTTGAGGCCCGGGCCGTGCACATTGAGCTGGGTGCCACTAAATCGGTACGCCCATCCCGCGAATTGTTTGACGAGATCGGCGCCCATGACCTGTTGGTAGAACGCGTTGCTGCGTGCCCAATTGGACACGTGAATCACGCAGTGGTCGAGCGTTACACCCAGCACCTGACCTTGCCCTTTCGTTTGCGTTCACGCGCCGTCAAGCGCGTGACCCCTATCCCGATAGGGCGATTGCGTCGTCGCAAGGCCGCTCATCGCCCTCGTCGCAAGCCCACGCCACCTACCCTAGGGCCACCCTAGGGCCGACCTC contains:
- a CDS encoding VOC family protein codes for the protein MGVTLDHCVIHVSNWARSNAFYQQVMGADLVKQFAGWAYRFSGTQLNVHGPGLKPAPVARLPVQPGNSDLCFEWHGPIEAAIAHLGRYKVAVELGPIARFGAKGQGVSIYFRDPDGTLLEFISYQDRPT